Proteins encoded together in one Caulobacter sp. X window:
- a CDS encoding DUF1173 family protein: MPEPTAHRPRAHGAVYMISGVEVARDSDQLQKHLKAAYEVGGRHGRPRCMCVPEGVEMYISKVGGHFLIKRMPGGGGHHDPSCATYEPPAELSGLGQVLGSAITEDPVEDTTVLKLDFALSRVGRRAPVETDSEPADSVKTAGSKLSLRGLLHYLWMEADLTRWHPGMEGKRDWNVVRFRLLGASERKEVKGSLLRETLYVPEPWRESQREAISTRRRAIFRRKASSKGRKELMLLLGEVEDFDIGRYDYRLKIRNAPDCSFVVPEDLAKSIGKRFALEIALFKEAQSAEEEGSDPRDSRRGHLIVFGTFSVNEAGTPHMEELTVMFVNRNWMPVEDIFEIELLEQLMPRHRFVKGLRLNMPASRPLASAVTPDAEEGPTALYIVRTGVGEDYERVLEELTGKSQLQSWIWRLEKGEMPPLPRRVDRGLRGPSPRAAEEASGPSGVLV, translated from the coding sequence CCGCGCGCCCATGGGGCGGTCTATATGATCAGCGGCGTCGAGGTGGCGCGAGACAGCGACCAGCTGCAGAAGCACCTGAAGGCCGCCTACGAAGTGGGCGGCCGCCATGGCCGGCCGCGCTGCATGTGCGTTCCCGAGGGCGTGGAGATGTATATCTCCAAGGTCGGCGGGCATTTCCTGATCAAGCGGATGCCGGGGGGCGGCGGCCATCACGATCCATCCTGCGCGACCTATGAGCCGCCGGCGGAACTGTCGGGCCTGGGCCAGGTCCTCGGCTCGGCGATCACCGAGGATCCCGTCGAGGACACGACGGTCCTGAAGCTCGATTTCGCGCTGAGTCGGGTTGGCCGCCGCGCCCCGGTCGAGACCGACAGCGAACCCGCAGACAGCGTCAAGACGGCGGGATCCAAGCTCAGTCTGCGCGGCTTGCTGCACTATCTGTGGATGGAGGCGGACCTGACGCGCTGGCACCCCGGGATGGAAGGCAAGCGCGACTGGAACGTGGTGCGGTTCCGCCTGCTGGGCGCGTCGGAACGCAAGGAAGTGAAGGGTTCGCTGCTGCGCGAGACCCTCTACGTTCCCGAACCCTGGCGCGAGAGCCAGCGCGAGGCGATCTCGACGCGCCGCCGCGCCATCTTTCGGCGCAAGGCCTCCTCCAAGGGTCGCAAGGAGCTGATGCTCCTGCTTGGCGAGGTCGAGGACTTCGACATTGGTCGTTACGACTACCGGCTGAAGATCCGCAACGCGCCCGACTGCAGCTTCGTGGTGCCCGAAGATCTCGCCAAGTCGATCGGCAAGCGCTTCGCCTTGGAAATCGCCCTCTTCAAGGAGGCCCAGAGCGCCGAGGAGGAAGGCAGCGATCCGCGTGATTCACGCCGCGGCCACCTGATCGTCTTCGGCACGTTCAGCGTCAACGAGGCCGGGACGCCGCACATGGAGGAGCTGACGGTGATGTTCGTGAACCGCAACTGGATGCCGGTCGAGGACATCTTCGAGATCGAGCTCCTCGAGCAGCTGATGCCGCGTCACCGCTTCGTCAAAGGCCTGCGTCTGAACATGCCCGCTTCGCGGCCGCTGGCGAGCGCGGTGACGCCGGACGCCGAGGAAGGCCCCACGGCGCTTTACATCGTCCGGACGGGCGTCGGTGAGGACTACGAGCGTGTGCTCGAGGAGCTTACCGGCAAGAGCCAGCTGCAGTCGTGGATCTGGCGTCTGGAGAAGGGCGAGATGCCGCCCCTCCCCCGGCGCGTCGATCGCGGCTTGCGTGGGCCGTCGCCGCGCGCGGCCGAGGAAGCCAGCGGCCCGTCCGGCGTTCTCGTCTGA
- a CDS encoding thermonuclease family protein, translated as MSILLSLVGAAAISAAPPPPPPPELRSRAPTEVSVIDGSTLLIRTFRVVLAGVEGLERAQQCQTRGGYQACGRVATNRLSALVAGKDVACAIVTEGRRVSRTPEPVLYGRCFAGGVDLSAVLVDEGLAVGISGTPYGPSSIQACLAQRGAWSGAFEAPWTVRARQQGVVCGRGRNPTLRLWPTIFSGKIDVFPGDRRSRLISSMTSVAPA; from the coding sequence ATGAGCATCCTGCTTTCGTTGGTCGGCGCGGCGGCGATCTCGGCCGCGCCCCCTCCCCCGCCGCCTCCGGAGCTGCGCTCGCGCGCGCCGACCGAGGTCAGTGTGATCGACGGCTCGACCCTCCTCATCCGGACCTTCCGCGTCGTGCTCGCCGGCGTTGAGGGGCTAGAGCGAGCCCAGCAATGCCAGACGCGCGGCGGCTATCAGGCCTGTGGTCGTGTCGCGACCAATCGCCTGTCCGCTCTGGTGGCGGGTAAGGACGTCGCGTGCGCGATCGTCACCGAAGGGCGTCGGGTGTCCCGAACGCCGGAGCCGGTGCTCTATGGTCGATGCTTCGCCGGCGGCGTCGACCTATCGGCGGTCCTGGTCGACGAGGGCCTGGCGGTCGGCATTTCCGGGACGCCCTATGGGCCGAGCTCGATCCAGGCCTGCCTGGCGCAGCGCGGGGCTTGGTCCGGGGCGTTCGAGGCGCCGTGGACGGTTCGCGCCAGGCAACAGGGGGTCGTTTGCGGGAGAGGGCGAAATCCTACGCTAAGGCTTTGGCCAACGATATTCTCCGGTAAGATTGATGTGTTCCCAGGGGATAGGAGAAGTCGCTTGATATCTAGTATGACGTCTGTCGCACCTGCTTGA
- a CDS encoding aminoglycoside O-phosphotransferase APH(6)-Id yields MFMPPVFPAHWHVSQPVLIADTFSSLVWKVSLPDGTPAIVKGLKPIEDIADELRGADYLVWRNGRGAVRLLGRENNLMLLEYAGERMLSHIVAEHGDYQATEIAAELMAKLYAASEEPLPSALLPIRDRFAALFQRARDDQNAGCQTDYVHAAIIADQMMSNASELRGLHGDLHHENIMFSSRGWLVIDPVGLVGEVGFGAANMFYDPADRDDLCLDPRRIAQMADAFSRALDVDPRRLLDQAYAYGCLSAAWNADGEEEQRDLAIAAAIKQVRQTSY; encoded by the coding sequence ATGTTCATGCCGCCTGTTTTTCCTGCTCATTGGCACGTTTCGCAACCTGTTCTCATTGCGGACACCTTTTCCAGCCTCGTTTGGAAAGTTTCATTGCCAGACGGGACTCCTGCAATCGTCAAGGGATTGAAACCTATAGAAGACATTGCTGATGAACTGCGCGGGGCCGACTATCTGGTATGGCGCAATGGGAGGGGAGCAGTCCGGTTGCTCGGTCGTGAGAACAATCTGATGTTGCTCGAATATGCCGGGGAGCGAATGCTCTCTCACATCGTTGCCGAGCACGGCGACTACCAGGCGACCGAAATTGCAGCGGAACTAATGGCGAAGCTGTATGCCGCATCTGAGGAACCCCTGCCTTCTGCCCTTCTCCCGATCCGGGATCGCTTTGCAGCTTTGTTTCAGCGGGCGCGCGATGATCAAAACGCAGGTTGTCAAACTGACTACGTCCACGCGGCGATTATAGCCGATCAAATGATGAGCAATGCCTCGGAACTGCGTGGGCTACATGGCGATCTGCATCATGAAAACATCATGTTCTCCAGTCGCGGCTGGCTGGTGATAGATCCCGTCGGTCTGGTCGGTGAAGTGGGCTTTGGCGCCGCCAATATGTTCTACGATCCGGCTGACAGAGACGACCTTTGTCTCGATCCTAGACGCATTGCACAGATGGCGGACGCATTCTCTCGTGCGCTGGACGTCGATCCGCGTCGCCTGCTCGACCAGGCGTACGCTTATGGGTGCCTTTCCGCAGCTTGGAACGCGGATGGAGAAGAGGAGCAACGCGATCTAGCTATCGCGGCCGCGATCAAGCAGGTGCGACAGACGTCATACTAG
- the aph(3'')-Ib gene encoding aminoglycoside O-phosphotransferase APH(3'')-Ib, protein MNRTNIFFGESHSDWLPVRGGESGDFVFRRGDGHAFAKIAPASRRGELAGERDRLIWLKGRGVACPEVINWQEEQEGACLVITAIPGVPAADLSGADLLKAWPSMGQQLGAVHSLSVDQCPFERRLSRMFGRAVDVVSRNAVNPDFLPDEDKSTPQLDLLARVERELPVRLDQERTDMVVCHGDPCMPNFMVDPKTLQCTGLIDLGRLGTADRYADLALMIANAEENWAAPDEAERAFAVLFNVLGIEAPDRERLAFYLRLDPLTWG, encoded by the coding sequence TTGAATCGAACTAATATTTTTTTTGGTGAATCGCATTCTGACTGGTTGCCTGTCAGAGGCGGAGAATCTGGTGATTTTGTTTTTCGACGTGGTGACGGGCATGCCTTCGCGAAAATCGCACCTGCTTCCCGCCGCGGTGAGCTCGCTGGAGAGCGTGACCGCCTCATTTGGCTCAAAGGTCGAGGTGTGGCTTGCCCCGAGGTGATCAACTGGCAGGAGGAACAGGAGGGTGCATGCTTGGTGATAACGGCAATTCCGGGAGTACCGGCGGCTGATCTGTCTGGAGCGGATTTGCTCAAAGCGTGGCCGTCAATGGGGCAGCAACTTGGCGCTGTTCACAGCCTATCGGTTGATCAATGTCCGTTTGAGCGCAGGCTGTCGCGAATGTTCGGACGCGCCGTTGATGTGGTGTCCCGCAATGCCGTCAATCCCGACTTCTTACCGGACGAGGACAAGAGTACGCCGCAGCTCGATCTTTTGGCTCGTGTCGAACGAGAGCTACCGGTGCGGCTCGACCAAGAGCGCACCGATATGGTTGTTTGCCATGGTGATCCCTGCATGCCGAACTTCATGGTGGACCCTAAAACTCTTCAATGCACGGGTCTGATCGACCTTGGGCGGCTCGGAACAGCAGATCGCTATGCCGATTTGGCACTCATGATTGCTAACGCCGAAGAGAACTGGGCAGCGCCAGATGAAGCAGAGCGCGCCTTCGCTGTCCTATTCAATGTATTGGGGATCGAAGCCCCCGACCGCGAACGCCTTGCCTTCTATCTGCGATTGGACCCTCTGACTTGGGGTTGA
- a CDS encoding recombinase family protein, with translation MLIGYARVSKADGSQSLDLQHDALRAAGVERDNIYDDLASGGRDDRPGLTACLKSLRDGDVLVVWKLDRLGRSLAHLVNTVKELSDRKIGLRVLTGKGAQIDTTTASGRMVFGIFATLAEFERDLIRERTMAGLASARARGRKGGRKFALTKAQVRLAQAAMAQRDTSVSDLCKELGIERVTLYRYVGPKGELRDHGKHVLGLT, from the coding sequence ATGCTGATCGGATATGCCCGCGTCTCCAAAGCCGATGGCTCGCAGTCTCTCGACCTGCAGCACGACGCCTTGCGCGCCGCAGGTGTCGAACGGGACAATATCTATGATGATCTTGCTTCCGGCGGTCGTGATGATCGCCCTGGCTTGACTGCCTGCCTCAAGTCATTGCGTGACGGCGATGTGCTGGTGGTCTGGAAGCTCGATCGCCTCGGACGATCGCTTGCCCATCTGGTCAACACGGTGAAGGAGCTGTCAGACCGCAAGATCGGCCTGCGGGTTCTGACTGGAAAGGGCGCTCAGATCGACACCACGACTGCGTCCGGTCGCATGGTGTTCGGAATCTTCGCCACCTTGGCCGAGTTCGAGCGGGATCTGATCCGAGAGCGCACCATGGCGGGTCTCGCCTCCGCGAGAGCGCGCGGTCGCAAGGGCGGACGAAAATTCGCGCTCACCAAAGCTCAGGTGCGTCTCGCGCAAGCCGCCATGGCCCAGCGCGATACTTCAGTTTCCGATCTCTGCAAGGAACTCGGCATCGAGCGCGTCACTCTCTACCGATATGTCGGTCCCAAAGGCGAGCTCAGAGACCATGGAAAGCATGTTCTCGGACTTACGTAG
- a CDS encoding Tn3 family transposase, with the protein MPRRVTLTDRQKDALLRLPTSQTDLLKHYTLSDEDLGHIRLRRRAHNRFGFALQLCVLRYPGRVLAPGELIPAEVIEFIGAQLGLGADDLVDYAAREETRHEHLAELRGLYGFRTFSGRGASELKEWLFREAEMAVSNEDIARRFVAECRRTRTVLPATSTIERLCAAALVDAERRIETRIASRLPMSIREQLLALLEETADDRVTRFVWLRQFEPGSNSSSANRLLDRLEYLQRIDLPEDLLAGVPAHRVTRLRRQGERYYADGMRDLPEDRRLAILAVCVSEWQAMLADAVVETHDRIVGRLYRASERICHAKVADEAGVVRDTLKSFAEIGGALVDAQDDGQPLGDVIASGSGWDGLKTLVAMATRLTATMADDPLNHVLDGYHRFRRYAPRMLRLLDLRAAPVALPLLEAVTALRTGLNDAAMTSFLRPSSKWHRHLRAQRAGDARLWEIAVLFHLRDAFRSGDVWLTRSRRYGDLKHALVPAQSIAEGGRLAVPLRPEEWLADRQARLDMRLRELGRAARAGTIPGGSIENGVLHIEKLEAAAPTGAEDLVLDLYKQIPPTRITDLLLEVDAATGFTEAFTHLRTGAPCADRIGLMNVILAEGINLGLRKMADATNTHTFWELIRIGRWHVEGEAYDRALAMVVEAQAALPMARFWGMGTSASSDGQFFVATEQGEAMNLVNAKYGNTPGLKAYSHVSDQYAPFATQVIPATASEAPYILDGLLMNDAGRHIREQFTDTGGFTDHVFAACAILGYRFAPRIRDLPSKRLYAFNPSAAPAHLRALIGGKVNQAMIERNWPDILRIAATIAAGTVAPSQILRKLASYPRQNELATALREVGRVERTLFMIDWILDAELQRRAQIGLNKGEAHHALKRAISFHRRGEIRDRSAEGQHYRIAGMNLLAAIIIFWNTMKLGEVVANQKRDGKLLSPDLLAHVSPLGWEHINLTGEYRWPKP; encoded by the coding sequence ATGCCGCGTCGCGTCACTCTAACCGATCGGCAGAAAGACGCGCTGTTGCGCTTGCCGACTTCACAGACGGATTTGCTCAAGCACTATACGCTGAGTGATGAAGACCTTGGGCATATCAGGCTGCGTCGGCGCGCTCACAACAGGTTCGGCTTCGCCCTGCAATTGTGTGTCCTGCGCTATCCCGGCCGGGTGCTGGCTCCAGGCGAACTGATCCCTGCAGAGGTCATCGAATTTATCGGAGCGCAGCTTGGCCTGGGTGCCGACGATCTCGTAGACTATGCTGCCCGCGAGGAAACACGGCACGAGCATCTTGCCGAGTTACGGGGGCTCTACGGCTTCCGCACCTTCTCCGGACGTGGTGCGAGCGAGCTGAAGGAATGGTTGTTCCGAGAAGCCGAGATGGCGGTGTCGAACGAGGATATCGCCCGTCGCTTCGTAGCCGAGTGCCGACGCACCCGCACTGTCCTTCCCGCGACATCCACGATCGAGCGGCTTTGTGCCGCGGCTCTCGTCGATGCCGAGCGACGCATCGAGACGAGGATCGCCAGTCGGCTGCCTATGTCGATCCGAGAACAGTTGCTGGCATTGCTCGAGGAGACGGCTGATGATCGGGTGACCCGTTTTGTGTGGCTGCGCCAGTTCGAGCCTGGCTCGAACTCTTCGTCGGCCAACCGGCTGCTCGACCGGCTCGAATATCTGCAACGCATCGATCTCCCCGAGGATCTGCTTGCCGGCGTTCCTGCCCATCGGGTGACTCGTCTGCGCAGGCAGGGTGAACGGTATTATGCCGACGGCATGCGCGATCTCCCGGAGGACAGGCGGCTTGCGATCTTGGCTGTTTGCGTCTCGGAATGGCAGGCGATGTTGGCCGACGCAGTGGTCGAAACCCACGACCGGATCGTCGGCCGTCTCTACCGTGCTTCGGAGCGTATTTGCCATGCAAAGGTCGCAGACGAAGCGGGGGTGGTGCGTGACACCCTGAAATCCTTCGCCGAGATCGGGGGCGCCCTGGTCGATGCACAGGATGATGGCCAGCCGCTGGGCGATGTCATCGCGAGTGGGTCAGGGTGGGACGGCTTAAAAACCCTTGTTGCAATGGCAACCAGGCTGACCGCCACCATGGCCGACGATCCGCTCAATCATGTGCTCGACGGTTATCACCGCTTCCGCCGATACGCTCCACGCATGTTGCGCCTGCTCGATCTGCGAGCTGCGCCCGTTGCACTGCCGCTTCTGGAAGCGGTGACGGCCCTTCGTACCGGTTTGAACGATGCCGCGATGACCAGCTTCTTGCGGCCCAGCTCGAAATGGCATCGCCACCTTCGGGCCCAGAGGGCTGGCGACGCTCGCCTATGGGAGATCGCGGTGCTGTTCCATCTGCGCGATGCGTTCCGCTCCGGAGATGTCTGGCTTACTAGGTCCCGGCGCTATGGCGATCTGAAACACGCACTCGTTCCGGCACAATCCATCGCGGAAGGCGGTCGTCTCGCTGTGCCATTGCGGCCGGAGGAATGGCTGGCAGACCGGCAAGCTCGCCTCGACATGCGGTTGCGCGAGCTTGGCCGTGCCGCTCGCGCAGGCACGATCCCGGGCGGGTCGATTGAAAACGGCGTTCTGCATATCGAGAAACTCGAAGCCGCCGCGCCGACAGGCGCCGAAGATCTGGTGCTCGATCTCTACAAGCAGATCCCGCCCACGCGCATCACCGATCTCCTGCTGGAGGTGGATGCGGCGACCGGCTTCACCGAAGCGTTCACCCATCTGCGCACAGGAGCACCCTGCGCTGACCGGATCGGGCTAATGAACGTTATCTTGGCGGAAGGGATCAACCTCGGCTTGCGCAAAATGGCGGATGCGACAAACACCCACACCTTCTGGGAATTGATCCGCATTGGACGGTGGCATGTCGAGGGCGAAGCCTATGACCGGGCGCTGGCCATGGTGGTCGAGGCACAGGCAGCGTTACCCATGGCCCGGTTCTGGGGCATGGGCACGTCGGCTTCGAGCGACGGACAGTTCTTCGTCGCTACAGAGCAAGGTGAGGCCATGAACCTGGTCAACGCGAAGTATGGCAATACCCCGGGCCTGAAAGCCTATAGCCACGTCTCCGACCAATATGCGCCGTTCGCAACCCAGGTGATTCCTGCAACGGCAAGCGAAGCGCCTTACATCCTCGATGGCCTGCTGATGAACGATGCTGGACGCCATATCCGCGAGCAGTTCACCGACACGGGCGGCTTCACCGATCACGTCTTTGCCGCATGTGCCATTCTCGGCTACCGGTTCGCTCCGCGCATCCGCGACCTGCCATCCAAACGGCTCTACGCGTTCAATCCGTCGGCCGCCCCGGCGCACCTGCGAGCGTTGATCGGCGGAAAGGTCAACCAAGCCATGATCGAGCGCAATTGGCCCGACATCCTGCGCATCGCCGCCACCATTGCTGCCGGGACCGTCGCGCCAAGCCAGATTCTGCGGAAACTCGCCTCCTATCCGCGGCAGAACGAGCTCGCGACAGCCCTGCGGGAAGTCGGTCGCGTCGAGCGCACCCTGTTCATGATCGACTGGATTCTGGATGCCGAACTCCAACGGCGTGCCCAGATCGGGCTCAACAAAGGCGAAGCTCATCATGCGCTGAAGCGGGCAATCAGCTTCCACCGCCGCGGTGAAATCCGCGACCGTTCCGCCGAAGGCCAGCATTACCGCATCGCCGGCATGAATCTGCTCGCCGCCATCATCATCTTCTGGAACACCATGAAGCTCGGCGAGGTCGTTGCAAACCAGAAACGCGATGGAAAGCTGCTATCGCCCGATCTCTTGGCCCATGTTTCGCCGCTCGGATGGGAACACATCAATCTCACCGGAGAATATCGCTGGCCAAAGCCTTAG
- a CDS encoding ParA family protein: MAVIAFVSSKGGVGKTTSALVVAGVLAGLTKDLVTIVDADPNKPLKKWSELAGKPDNIAVVTDEAESRIVDIIDEASQSSRFVIVDLEGAATSRVSNAISMSNLVIIPVQGSGLDADQAVKTIRLILEAGKSQRRKIPYRVLFTRVPAMINSNNMKAIRGTLEEAGVPIMNTALIEREAFKAIFLHGGTVSGLDPEKVSGTDVALRNATAVTEEMVTTLAELAKQREVA; the protein is encoded by the coding sequence ATGGCCGTGATCGCGTTCGTCTCTTCCAAGGGCGGGGTCGGAAAGACCACGAGCGCCCTTGTCGTCGCCGGCGTCCTGGCCGGACTGACCAAGGATCTCGTCACCATTGTCGACGCGGACCCCAACAAGCCGCTGAAGAAGTGGTCCGAACTGGCGGGTAAGCCAGACAACATCGCCGTCGTGACCGACGAGGCGGAATCGCGGATCGTCGACATCATCGACGAGGCCTCGCAGTCGTCGCGGTTCGTCATCGTCGACCTCGAGGGCGCGGCGACGAGCCGGGTTTCGAACGCGATCAGCATGTCGAACCTGGTGATCATCCCCGTCCAGGGATCGGGCCTCGACGCGGACCAGGCCGTCAAGACCATCCGCCTGATCCTGGAGGCGGGCAAATCCCAGCGACGCAAGATCCCGTACCGCGTTCTGTTCACGCGGGTGCCCGCGATGATCAACTCCAACAACATGAAGGCCATTCGCGGCACGCTCGAAGAGGCCGGCGTGCCGATCATGAACACCGCGCTGATCGAGCGCGAAGCCTTCAAGGCCATATTCCTGCACGGCGGGACGGTTTCCGGGCTCGATCCCGAGAAGGTTTCGGGCACCGATGTAGCGCTTCGAAACGCCACGGCCGTGACCGAGGAAATGGTCACCACGCTCGCCGAGTTGGCCAAGCAGCGTGAGGTCGCCTGA
- a CDS encoding helix-turn-helix domain-containing protein: MQVQGLADGRGLRPINAARLRSNQLAEAYAGLPDGTDKFQIKDWLNAATSESMGIGRAAKKLLKALLETAPPAAFLERGRASGEWNEHLGLVVFKSNRALAEEMEVGEEAIRKQLKQLADAGWIAFRDSTTRKRFCQRDRASGQLLAAFGIDLRALCARADELRRLANVSEIEASQLRELQRNISALFNRLRVFAAHPEFGTHFVDQDEILRLADRMRRSRNIVACTQAYERLEARLSELEVEYLALAQDGLLETENRGADQQNSDQRTPTHGYKYQRRKGVSSGDEEADQLAADFEAAVAAELAERSRMSAEGVPVLMHEDENASPDNVRTPGLGAMLGTLPHIMERAGAVFHADMLFSDPKRTLDGYANLAASQVGLSRREIVDTRQAMGDQVFRVVALIARYKPDVANGRAYILGLRNKVSLARLAREADGVLLDLNRTWYGLYRSSTLTVLN, translated from the coding sequence ATGCAAGTTCAAGGACTTGCGGACGGACGTGGGCTACGTCCGATCAATGCCGCACGCCTACGTTCCAACCAGCTCGCAGAGGCCTATGCCGGGCTTCCTGACGGCACGGACAAGTTCCAGATCAAGGATTGGCTCAACGCCGCGACCTCTGAATCGATGGGGATCGGTCGAGCCGCCAAGAAGCTGCTGAAGGCCCTCCTCGAGACGGCGCCGCCGGCGGCCTTCCTGGAGCGCGGCCGCGCGAGCGGCGAATGGAACGAGCACCTGGGCCTGGTTGTCTTTAAGTCCAACCGCGCCCTGGCCGAGGAGATGGAGGTCGGCGAGGAAGCGATCCGCAAGCAGCTCAAGCAGCTGGCCGACGCCGGCTGGATCGCGTTCCGCGACAGCACGACGCGCAAGCGGTTTTGCCAACGCGATCGCGCATCGGGTCAGCTCCTGGCGGCGTTTGGCATAGATCTGCGGGCGCTGTGCGCCCGCGCCGACGAGCTAAGGCGGCTGGCCAACGTCTCGGAGATCGAGGCGAGCCAGCTGCGCGAGCTTCAGCGCAATATCAGCGCCCTCTTCAATCGCTTGCGGGTCTTCGCCGCGCACCCGGAGTTCGGGACCCACTTCGTCGACCAGGACGAGATCCTGCGCTTGGCTGATCGTATGCGACGGAGCCGCAATATCGTGGCCTGCACGCAGGCCTACGAACGGCTAGAGGCCAGGCTCTCGGAGCTGGAGGTGGAGTATTTGGCCTTGGCCCAGGATGGACTGTTGGAGACTGAAAATAGGGGCGCGGACCAACAAAATTCTGACCAAAGAACCCCAACCCACGGCTACAAATATCAAAGAAGAAAAGGAGTCTCCTCCGGAGATGAGGAGGCGGACCAGTTGGCGGCTGACTTCGAGGCCGCGGTGGCCGCTGAACTGGCCGAACGGTCGCGAATGTCGGCCGAGGGCGTGCCTGTTTTGATGCACGAAGACGAGAACGCCTCGCCCGATAACGTTCGCACCCCTGGCCTTGGCGCGATGCTGGGCACCCTGCCCCACATCATGGAGCGGGCTGGCGCCGTCTTCCACGCCGACATGCTGTTCTCGGATCCCAAGCGCACCTTGGACGGCTATGCAAACCTTGCCGCGAGCCAGGTCGGGCTGTCGCGGCGAGAAATCGTCGACACGCGCCAGGCCATGGGCGACCAGGTCTTCCGCGTCGTGGCCTTGATCGCGCGTTATAAGCCCGACGTCGCCAATGGCAGAGCCTATATTCTTGGCCTGCGCAACAAGGTGTCGCTCGCCAGGCTGGCGCGAGAAGCCGATGGCGTTCTGCTCGACCTTAACCGTACCTGGTATGGGCTTTATCGCTCGAGCACGCTGACTGTGCTGAACTGA
- a CDS encoding transglycosylase SLT domain-containing protein: protein MTPALQLGPLPAPAFPLRWRRVARGLFAPSPRALFYIASASTVAAAALVILPEPGWLTRARLAADLDPAVVKAIAQPEGGVGDPTAAMRLFSVDPTTRAREALYLAALQRPDLGRLAVQRVYRREPTLSDLVDGALSILDAPRLRHDRPARAVGRRAPASSQLVNQVVADAAAVVGVDQAYLTRAAQRESSWNIYAASRTSSARGLFQFIEQTWLKSVADYGALHGLSREARLIRFDRAGRAYVVDPADRARILALRYDPTLASRIAAELTAQNVRALRADLGRLPSQGELYAAHVLGAAGASRLIRAAYVAPYYPAARLLPEAAGANRRLFFRGGRALSAWEVLSAFS from the coding sequence ATGACGCCGGCCCTGCAGCTTGGGCCCCTGCCCGCTCCGGCGTTTCCACTTCGCTGGCGGCGGGTCGCGCGCGGGCTTTTTGCCCCCTCGCCGCGCGCACTCTTCTACATCGCGTCCGCCTCAACCGTCGCCGCGGCCGCTCTGGTCATTCTTCCCGAACCCGGCTGGCTGACGCGCGCTCGACTGGCGGCGGATCTTGACCCCGCCGTCGTCAAGGCCATCGCCCAGCCGGAAGGCGGGGTTGGCGATCCGACGGCCGCGATGCGGCTGTTCTCGGTCGACCCGACGACACGGGCGCGCGAGGCGCTTTATCTCGCGGCGCTTCAGAGACCCGACCTTGGCCGCCTGGCTGTGCAGCGCGTCTATCGCCGCGAACCGACGCTGTCGGATCTGGTCGACGGCGCCCTCTCCATTCTCGATGCGCCGAGGTTGCGGCACGATCGACCCGCGCGCGCCGTGGGGCGTCGAGCGCCGGCCTCGAGCCAGCTCGTCAACCAGGTGGTGGCCGACGCCGCCGCCGTTGTCGGCGTTGATCAGGCCTATCTCACACGCGCGGCTCAACGAGAGTCGTCCTGGAACATCTACGCCGCGTCTCGGACGTCTTCGGCGCGAGGCCTGTTCCAGTTCATCGAGCAGACCTGGCTGAAGAGCGTCGCCGATTACGGCGCACTCCATGGCCTCTCCCGCGAGGCGCGGCTGATCCGCTTTGATCGGGCTGGACGCGCCTACGTCGTCGACCCGGCCGATCGCGCGCGGATCCTGGCGCTCCGCTATGACCCCACGCTCGCCTCACGCATCGCCGCAGAGCTTACCGCGCAGAATGTGCGAGCGCTGCGCGCGGATCTGGGCCGCTTACCGTCCCAGGGTGAACTTTACGCCGCTCATGTCCTGGGCGCCGCCGGCGCGAGCCGCCTCATCCGCGCGGCCTATGTCGCGCCCTATTACCCGGCGGCGAGACTCCTTCCCGAAGCGGCGGGAGCGAATCGTCGGCTCTTTTTCCGCGGCGGGCGCGCGCTCTCGGCCTGGGAGGTTCTCAGTGCCTTCAGCTGA
- the traL gene encoding type IV conjugative transfer system protein TraL, which produces MSKESYIPQYLDEPERFLIFTPDELIAVVVPLAICTVVLNFAYGLVVAGVIFWCLRKVKQGGGLQRLLWIGYWLLPADVTQLKATPPSHLREMAG; this is translated from the coding sequence ATGTCAAAAGAGAGCTATATTCCGCAATACCTGGATGAGCCCGAGCGGTTTTTGATCTTCACGCCGGACGAGCTCATCGCTGTGGTGGTCCCACTGGCGATCTGCACCGTCGTGCTGAACTTCGCCTACGGCCTTGTGGTCGCCGGGGTCATCTTCTGGTGCTTGCGGAAAGTGAAGCAGGGCGGCGGCCTCCAGCGCCTGCTCTGGATCGGTTACTGGCTGCTGCCGGCCGATGTCACCCAGCTTAAGGCGACGCCCCCTTCGCATCTCCGGGAGATGGCGGGGTGA